GATCAACGCCCTtggtgaaattaaaaatttataaactaaaatgtaaATGTGACCAATGAAACCGCACCAATACTCATCCTGAGTGCTATAGCCTAAACCGCACCAATGAAACTAGTTGATGAAAACAAGTTACGAACGCGCTATGCAGCTAATTATACAAGTCTAAACGATTAACTAATTTATTATTGGAACCGgtattcaaacaatgttaagaAAATTGCACCTTGAAATTTACGATGGAGAACTCAAGACACAAATCTTTTGAAAACCGCACCAATGAAACTAGCCGATGAAAACAAGTTATGAATGTGCAACGCAACTTATCATACAAGCCTAAACAATAAACTAGTTGCTTATTGGAACTCTCGGTGTCCAAACAATGCTAAGAAAATTGCAACTTGGAAATTACAATGAATTACTCGAGACACAAATCTTCTGAATAAATATTATCTGTTGGCACCGCATTTTTCATcaccaaaagaaaattttccagAATTCCACCATtttgatgagaaaaaaaaaaaaaaattcctttccCCAGTTCATGCTCATGATTGAATGAGAAAATTAGAAGGTAGGCTCTGATGCAGATAGATAACATCACtccaaaattatcaaaaaacaaaaaccactcCAAATCACTTAGTCGATACTTCATTGGCTAAATCATTCTTAGCTTTACCAGCCACATCAGTATCCGACTTTGGAACCCTTTCAACATCTCCTTCCACTGCATCTCCATTAGAGCAGTGGTTCTTCAGAACCATAGAAATGTCAGTCTCAGAAGCTCCAGCAAGTTTAAAGCGCTCAACAGCAGCATCCAGGTTTTTCTCCCAACCAACCAGTCCCAATTTGCTTTCAACTTGGGATCGCTCAAAAAGCATGTTGCCCCAGAAGAGATGAATCTGTGATCTCATCACAGCTGCTTGTTCTGCTGCTTCATCTGCTGAAATTTCACTCTGACTGCCAAGGCTAGAGGGCTCACCTTCATTATTACCagtttgtttctttcttcttttcaataACTCTTCCTTCTTTATCGCACTTGGATCTTTTAACTCATTTGCCCTCTGCTCCTCCAGCTTCTCCCACATCTCAGTCGCAGCCTTCATCTTTTCCTCCGCGCTCTCATAAAGTTTTAGAGTTTCAGAAGAGTCCCAGCTTGAGAGATCTATCTTCTTAGCAAGTGCAAATGACCAATGAAGTTTGGCCATTTCAAATTGCTGCTGCCCCAGAGCAAGCAAACCCTCATAAAAGTCTGGTTTGATCACGAGTGCCTCTTCATATTTCTCTCTGGCCAGAGAATATCTTTCCCTAACCCAGTCATAAGCAGCTTGAAGCTGTGCAGCCACCACCTCCTTTCCAGCAGATTCATCCAAGGGAATGCGTTTCCTTGCCGCACACATATGAACATTTCCCCAGTTGAAGAATGCCAAAGCAGCCACCTCTTGAAACTTAGCAGCAGCCTTGTCAAACAGACCTCGGGCTTCTTCACTTGTTACTGTCTCCTCAAGTGCCTCGGAACAAAGCTCCATCCCAAGCTCATGTAAGTCGATATGAGCATCTGGGTCAATACCTACATGAGTGCGGAAAAGCTGAGCAAATTCAAACAACCAATCATCCATCTCCACTTCCTTGCATGCAGGATTTTCTGCTCCCAGTTTCTCCTTCTGATATTCTTTCTCTGTCTTATCAATTCCCACATCAGCAGGTTCCAAAACAGATTCACCAAGTGACGAATTGGAGCCAATTTCATCTCCCTTGTTTCCCTCACTCTCCATATCCTTCTCCTCTTCTTCCAATATAGGAGGCTCTTGCTCAGGGCTCACCTCCACAATATGCAATCTCAGTACCCCAATGGTGTCTCTCTTATCTGTTTCCAGATCCTTCGGTATGAGGCTATCCACATAAGACTCTGCCAATCTGAGTTCCCCTGAACAGGTTATGGTCACCAAATCACCATCATTGTCCTTGTATTTGATCAAAACTGACTTTGATGATGAAAACCTTTTGCTCACGATCTCTCTTAAAACTTTGAAACTGCATTTCATTGGCATCTGGGCAAGCCTTATGTCATGATCATAAACAAGCTTCAATGGCCTCCATTGGATTGCAGCCTCTGGAGCCTGCCCATGCAATGATACTAATGTGGTAGATGGCTGTTCCTTCTGATTATCCTTGCTTGGATTAGTAGGCTTTGAAGTACCACTTGAAGGCTTCAAAACAAGTTTTGGCATTTGTGCTTTAGACTCAGGACCGTTTTCAGAGGGTACAACCGCATGGGGCTTCTCTGGCTTATTATTAGGTGATAATACTAATCCCCCTGCTGCAGCATTTGCCTTCTTTGGTACTGGGCGGGCAGGCAAACACGGTCCTAATCCAGCAATTGGTGCACCACGAACTGCCGAAGCACCAAGGGCAGCAGGGGATGGGCGGCTCTGGAGGTCCTGCTGGGCCTCCGGTCGAGGACCCAATGCTGTCCTCAACCGCCGGGAAATTTCCAACGCATCCCCATGATTGGGTTCAGCCCCCAACAACACCTGAATATCCTGCATCGCCATTTCATACTTCCCTATTGCCTCGAATGCCCGAGCCCTCCGAAGGAGAGCACGGAAAAACCGGGGCTGGACCTGAAGAGCCATAGTACACTCAGCAATCACAGTTTCATAGTCTATGGGCTTCAATTGCATCAAACAAGCCGCTCTATTGCTGTGAAACACAGCTCGGTCTGGGTGGGTTTTTGGAGTAAGTCTGAGAGCATTATCATACTGCTCAAGAGCGCCCGCATAGTCCTTATTTTGAAACCTCTTGTTCCCTTCTTCTTTGAGCTCATGGGCTCTTTTTAAAAAGACCGAAGAGTCCAAATCAACGCCACCATTAGCTTTTGGAGAAGAATTATCACCGATTACTTGGTTTGCACCACCCTTCTTCTTTCTACCCCCTGACTTAcccatataaaattataaatctatccctctctctctctcgtaagtAATGCTATCAACGAGATATAAAGCAGCAATCTTGCAGTAGTTGCGAAATGAATTTATGTTAAtgaataaagagagagaaagggaactTACAAATACAAAGGAGAAGCACAAAATTTGAAGCTTTCTGTGAAGATTTTATCAGTGCGTGGAGTCGAAAAAAGAGCCCCAGAAAATGGGTTGGGAGAAGATGGACTCACCGGGTATTTGACGAAATGTTTAGGAGCTGAACGTACGAGTAACAGATGGTCTCCTCATAGTCACCCTTATATTCGATTGTTTTCCCATTCTGCAGGGCAGGCCGGCGCTTATAACGTGACGCGTGGCAGTAAAGGGTATTATAGTATTTTGGCTTCTCGACGAATGGTGGCTAGGGTTTCGATTTGAGATCTGGAAGCCGAGGAAAGAGTCGGCCTCTCCATATATATAAGGCCTCCTCATTAGCAAAAAATTCTGAGCTTCTGTTCTTTCTCTACAGCCGATTGAAATGTAAGGGTTAGCTTTTCCGATGGGGTTTAGGAATCTGTCAACCTTGTCTGATATTCGCTGatattttggattttattttgtttttcatttcaaatcaaAGCCTCTGTTCTGTGTAACAGAAAAGGGGAGACAGGTCTGTGTCTCCTGCGTTCGGAAGAACATGAGGTATAGCAAAAAAATCAATGGCCGAGATATCGTTTCGATCGTCATCTTTTTTTATTGGCGATTCGATTGTTGCTCGTCCACAATTGTTActttcattatttctttttttccgtGTCTTTTAAAGAAATCTGAATCTGAAAGCTTTTAAGAATGACTGAAATGGAGTTCAAATGATTCAgaagaaaacaattttttttcttcactgCGCACCATCGGAGCATATATCAGTGCGGATGGATGCAGTTACAGATGCGGCCATTATTTCACTCTgttaatctttttttctttttttttttcaatctctgGTAGATTATACATTCTCCAATAAGTGCTTTCAaccaaaaaagaatttttttttttccttctgatATTTTGGTACAATTTCAACTTCACGATCGTAGAGTTTGAGCTGAGTTGAGCGTCTGATATTTGGGCTTGAAAACAATGGAAAGAAAAAGGGGAATCCTTTTTACAACTTAAGTGGGGATCATGGAAATTAGTTAATGGAGACCCAGATGATATTCAGTTTGTCCAAAAGTGTTCATACAGAGAAAAATGGATTTGTTTTTCTATGAAATAAGGAAAATTAATAAGAACGACAGCCAagataaaaacaacaaaaataatgattattttatgTCATCCACTACTTCAGCTTTCTATTGTGCTATCTCAATCGGTGGGCACTGTTCAAGCTTTCTTCCTTTGTGGGGAAGGAATGCCATATCCGTTGTTACGCCATGTTTCTCATCTTTTCGAGCATGAGAATGATATGGGCATGTGCTTCAAGCTAGAAATGTCAAATAATTCTATAAACCTCTGGTCGGACACTCTTGCCTTGGCGGCAGCAAACCTCTGGTACTCGTCGAAGACAGAAGAAAGGCACCATCTTTGCAATCTCCTTAAGCATCCAACCAGACAACCCGTGCGGTGCTGCACAGATTGTTTGTCAGACTTCTAAATTTCCCCATAGAAAGCAGGAAAcagaggaaaataaaaataaaaatataaagggAATGGTCGCTGTACCTTTCCTCGTTTGCAATGAATTAGAAGTGGGTGGTTCCTCGTATCTgggaaaaaacaaatcaaaaaaatcaaaatcagtgGGAGATCGCAAAAATAGCAAGTTATTCCAGAATATGGGCAAAGCTTAGTTGTTTGTGATACCGAGGACTACTTTCAGTGCTCCGCGAACTGTTTCTTCAGGAATGTTTACAAAAGGTTCCTGCCCACAACTATAGATTAATCACCATAGTTGCAGTGAGATGATCCATATTTATAACAAAATTATAGAACAAATAATCGATACTTGGTTTGTCAATAaaagtcaaatattattttgattatacGGTCtctttttataaactttaatcATGAGATCCTGTTCGAGAAACAAACAAGtcaaatcaatttgaaagaatgaATCTGTTCAACTTCTTACGGACTCAGCAAACAGAGCAAGGACGACTCCTACAGTTAATCAAACAGAATCACATCCAAAACCAAACCTTACAGCTATCGATCCCGAACTGAAAAAGCTTAATCCCATTAGCCTTCAAAAAATCATTGTTCGCCTCCGGATAAGTTTCCGGGCATAAACATCTGGCAAAAATAATGAAATCACCACAGCTCTCTTAAAGTCGAATTAAGTCTTTAATGTTCGCATTAGCAACCCGAATAAATACCCGGGAAAAAATGTTGTTCTGGAAGAATTACAAACTCACATGATGGAACGGAGCCCAAGGGATTTCAAGAAGCCGAAGTTTGCGGAATCTGGGAAACCAGACCTGAAAACGCCATTATCAACCATCGCGAAGTTCAGGGGCGGAACCAGCAACTCATCCCCGCCCCTTTCGGAGTCATATCCGGCGCCCGAACCCGGCGAAACCGGAAAGCAGTTCCCAACAGTCGGAGACGGCGGGGCTTCGGTCACGGCACACACATCTCCCCCGCAGTTCTCAACCATGGATTTCGcgcaaaaattttgaaaaggaaagagaaagaaaagaaaaagaggggaACGGAATCCACAGGAATCGAAGGAGTTTCAAGGATAAAGAGACATGAGAACCTAAAAGCTTTTGGATCTGGCAGTGGAAAGAGGGAAGACAAAGTAATTAAAAAGGATGTTAtatttatgtttgtatttttcttgctgtttttgttttataatttttaaaaggcTTTGCTTTTGCACGATGGAGACGCGGTCCTGGTCAGAGCATCTCCATTGGAATATCCAGATGTAAATATAAAAGGTTAAATAACTAACAAAGATAAAAATGTTTTGTATTAGATTAGGCAAatctaaaatcaaatcaaatgccTTTTAACTATAGTAACTCAACTCCTTCAGTCATATATGACTAAATACTATAGCTCAACtaaatgtttatttattattttcttcctCTAGAAGCGCTCTCTCTTCTCTCGATTTTTTTAGTCTATCAAAGTAGTTGCTTTTCTCCAGTTTCTTGCTCCCGCATTGGATTGTCCCaattttcttcacaattttctctccattttccaTCTCATGCAACCTCATATATGTTTCTCCATCATTTCCATACACATCTTTTGCTCTCCCATTGTTTCCAGCCCAAAATCTGAGACCACTTCACCAGTTCCTTTGCATGAAAGCCACTCAAGCCATCTAGTCCAAATTTCTATCCTAGAGTGTCTGTTTCCTTCATACAAAAGCCACTCCAGTCGTTACCCATCAACGTAGCACCACTCAAACTATCTAGTAAGTATGTGACTAATTTACGGGCTTCTCTTCTAGTAAtagaaaaagtaaaacaaatttATGGTTCCAGTTCTCTCTTTCAAATTGGGTATATAGTGGTAGGCCTGTTCAATATATCCAATGGGCCGACCAACTTGTGAGatctaatttgaaaatgaaCCAATAAAGTCAGATCACCGTTAAAGTCGGTTTTAACACATGTTGACCTGATAAATGTTGGGATGTTATTTTGAACCCGACTCttcaatttccttttcaatctcCACCCTCGCTTCATCAAACCCTAGCCCTCCACCTATCTAGTCCATGTCGTTGGTGCTCTATATGTCTCCTCCTCGCAGCTTCTGGGTGTCTTGGAAAACCGCTAAACTACCCGTCACTGACATAGAATCCATCATCGCTTTGATTTTTGCTAAATCATTTGGCCATCCAAAGCTCCCTAAGCTATTTAGTGCCGAAGACGACGAAGATGTCCTGTTTCGAACCTTGTTCTTGATGAATCCCACCAATTCCCACTTGTATTGAACTCGTCCACCATGGTCGCAGATTAAAAAGCTCGActgcttcttttttatttttatgttgtatattCGCTCCTCTAGCCTTTTCTGATCTGGTTTGGCTTCACACTCTTCAACTCTTTCGccttctttgtttgttttctttgagCCTTTGATGTTcgataaaatgaatgaaaatgttTTGCTGCTTCTCGGTATTTATACTGTCGATTACTACCGTTTGGGAGAGGCAGAGTTTGTAGAAGTGATTTATGAGTAAGATTTGGTGATGTAGTAAACCAAACCTTTAGACATTCGATTGAGATTTATGGTTGGGAgagaattttgaagaaaaagaaatcaaaggaGACGAAGGGGGGAGAGGAGGATCGATGCAAAGTAAGGACAACAGGTTCGACCCGATCCGATAGTTAAGGTTTGGAGTCGGGTCGAGTATAGTTAAGGTTTGGAGTCAGGTCGAGTTGATGGGGCTTCCCTGGTAGGCCGGGTCGGGTCGGACCCAAATTATGGGTTGGATGGATCGGTGTGCAAGCCTATATATTggttctctttttcatttttcttaattttattgtctTCAGTTTATGAAAAAAcagtgaatttttaatttttttgttggctTTAGTTTCTGGAAATCATAATAATTTTTACATGATAAAACCTCATGTAGGTATCAGTAGGGGATTTATAATCGAAGAGAATTTTTAGACCATGTTGGAGACTAATATCATGTGACATTCTTTTCAAAGTGAGATCTAGTTTTAATTATCTATGACACCATTTCCAGCAATAGCCTTTAGTACATATTAGTAACAGTTACTACAAGATTTGGCATGTCTTGTTGTTTTAGTGTTATTACTTATTGTCGATCAGGCGTTTGTAATAATTCACTCAcattgatttttctatttttgctaAGATCACATTTGGAAAAGAATTTGGGTCAGAATCTGGATACTAGTCCATGATAAGATCTCAACATTCTTGATCTTTTATTGTTGAGCCCTTCTCCccgcccttttctttttttatggcaTTTGGTACTTGCTAGGGGTGTACAAAAAACCGCAATACCGGTCGTGACCGACAAAGACCGGCCGCCGAAGGTTGGAACTGGTTGGCGAATAGCAATGTTTTAACAAAACCGACAGACGTCGATTTGGTCGCGGTTTGTGGTCAGCTCAAACTGCTGAACCAGCCAATGACTTAtacccttatttttttttaatattatacctATGTGAAATGATGGCGTTTGATATCAAATCAAACAACGTCGTTTTATTAATTacgtatgaaaaaaaaataagtgaaacgACGCCGTTGAATTTAAAACCAAACGACGTCATTATGAATTTATATCGTCTTCTTCACCCTTCATCTTCCCCGAATTCGTTCACTGTTTCCctagccctctctctctcctctgcaacTCTATCCCTCTCTACTCTATCAAAGGAACATGATTGGCAAGAGGAACCGTGAACCATCAAAGAACTGTCGGAGTCGATAAGGCCGGTTTCTCCCCACCACATCGACCGGTCGGGTGCTCCTTCATTTCTCCTATCATAGGTCGGCGTCGGTTTTGCTCAAAAACCGCTCTTATGAGGTCAGTTTTCACCACTAGTACTTGCTCACCGCATTTGTAATGAGAAATAAGCTACGCTATACTTGTTTTAATTGTATTCCTCTTTTAAATTTCTGATTTTGGTGATTAAGAACCTGCTTCATTGCATgcctataaatataaaatattctcTGGCTACCTCTTTTCAAGAGAGTCATTATTTAAGACTATCTATCAAGGTTTTCTTGGCTCATATTAGCAATTGTTTGGTCAATGTAGCAATTGATTCCAGTATTAGACTAAACCCAACTCCTGTTTTGGAACTTTCAGCTGCAATTGACAACAAGAATCTCATTTAGCTTGGGTGGGAGATGCCTCGACCAGATGATGTGGAGATGTAGCTATTAAGATTTGTCTTCTAGCAATGATCTTCTATTTCCTCTCCAAAATAAAAAGGTACTATTCCTTTTGAGATAAAAAGATTAGTGCTTTTAACTTAAGGTTCTTCACTAAAACGATTATCTTAATTAGACCATGGTCATTGTTTTTCCTTAGTGATTGTTCCAAGCCTTATTTTTGGTGCAGTTCCCAAACTAAGTATGGGATGAACATGATGATTAAGAAAGGTTAAGCTAGGAAGATGGAAGAAGGTTCTATTGTGTGCAATATTGCcttaaaaatgtttgaaaaaattgttgcaatatCTAGTCTTCCTCTCAGCCCTTTGTTATTTCCTCttaaatatatcaattttacTTTTCAGCTTCCATGACTATAAAGGACTAGAGAATAACACTGTTGACTTGaacaagaaaaggaaattacAGGCAGTGTCATATGAGTTTGTAAGATAATTGTTTTCTTGCTATTTCTTTGGCTCTTGGGTTGCTTTGTTGTTTCAGATAATGTTAATTTGGGAACTGCTTGGGGAAAATATTTCAGAGTATGCTATCTCAACATTATTGATCCTAGTATGTAGGCCATTAAACTTTTTGAAAGTCCTAAACTAACAATTTGATTTGTTCTGATCGTTGCAATATTTGATTGTTTTCAGTTGATTTTGAAATCATCAAGAGCATGCCTGGTGAACATTAAACCCTGAATTGTAGCAAGTATAGATTTTGGTGGTTTTTACCCTTTTTGGGATTTTGGTTGTTTATTAATCATTTCTGAGttgttgttttgaaatttgagttGTTGTTGGATTATGTAATTATTACTAGTGTGGGGTTGATATAATTCAGTGGCCGGAAATTAAATGAAGCTACTATGTTTTGCTTGAATTGAATGAAGTTAGCatgttttgcttgaattggTGCTTAAATTCCGAAGGGAGTATGTTgtagaattgcaaaatatgataaaaataaattagataaaaaattaaaaaaaatttaaattaataatattttattattattttgactaatagataaataattcaatGTAACAATTAGGTTTAAGTGGAATAGTTAAATGTAAAATCATGtcatattatgcaaattttatatttgcatttgcataatccaatgcTAATGCTCTGAGGATGAAAAGAGGGAAAACAATGTATCCACATAAAACACTCACTGACATTTTataccaaatttttttaatattttatttttacttaataattaaataagtatttttaatgaatttgtgatttttttaaaatgtttaagaagttttaaaaaatgtttgaagtaaaaagaaaaaaaaaacttttacacAACTTAACTTTTCATAGAATTTTTCTGTGGCTCTAGCATAACCCCGAAAAGAGTATTAGTGTGAGGGCCCAAgtttatattttgtgtgtgttTGTCTAGTAGGGTTGGAGCTCAAATTGTGGTAATtggattcttttatttttgtaggTTGTTAGGTTGATTTTGGTGTGATTTGGGTGCAAGGGAGGGCTAGCTCATGCGCATGAAAGCCTAGCACCTTCCTTCACTTGAAACAACGCCATTTTGAGGCATAGACTAAAATTCATCTTCTTCCCCTAAACGAAGTCATTTTACGTCGTTCAAGACtcccctctcttttttcttttctcttttctttcttttccgttttcttcttccttcccctTCCCTCAGCCCGTGACTCGCAACACCTCTCCCCACCACCACGTGTTGGCATAGCCCGTGCTTCTTCTGTAGCTACCGCCCACCCTTTCCACCAATCAATGTTGTTGGATCTCTGCAACCAGTGAGGCCTTTGGCTATGGTAGCTGCTTGTTGCCACTGCCCATCACTCGTAGCATGCCACGTGTGCGATGCTCGCAAAGGCCCCACCGTACTGCACCACCAATCGATCGTAGCCATGGCTATGATCTCTGACCCCTAACCCTTGGCCTATAAATAGCTCAAGTCTCTCCGTCCCAAAAGCATCCCTCAAACTCCTCCTCCTCTTTCCATTCATAGACCCAACACCCTCCTCACCTCCAGATCTCCCTTCCCGTAGCTTTAAGAGAGGTTTATCCCCATCACCATCGTGCACCACCACAGGCCACCCCTTTTCTAGTAGCTTCACCGTGGTCGTTCGACCCCTTTCCCTATGCTAGGCATTTTTCCCCCTCAGATCAAACCCTAACTCGAGCCCAAAACTCCCTTTCGGGATTTGCTCCACCGTGCACCACCACCCTCTGCCGTGAAAATCCCCTCATACACCCATTGTCATGATAAATATGCCTTCCTTTGATTTTTCTTAGTTGTGGATCTTCCCATTTTGACTAGATCTGCCACCGCCCCTGCCGCACTGCCACCTTTGTAAGCGGTGTGaccttataattttattatttcttattttagttgCTGTTATTAATTATTGGCATATTTTTTCACACATAACGACTCTCACGCACACACACTGGTGAGATATCTTAGCCTACATGCATGATCAtccaaaatttttcattttgcgTAGTAAGTAAAACCCTATACTAACCCTTGGATTACTAATGCTAGAAAAATATGTTCTGTTGTAGTCTGGTTGTGATTGCTTAAGTGGTCGAGGGCACTGTGAAGTGTTGAGATATAATATCGTAGTTGTTGTTGGGATTGTTGGCCGAGGGCTAGATGGAGTGTTGGAAATTGCGTATAATGGTGAAAAATCTGATTCTTTGAAACTGTGAAATCGGTGTTGTTTGTTGTGTTATACTACTGCCATGTCATCCAATAACTGCTTGtcataaatttgtattttaattgttatggcTTGCCATGTTTTTATTAATTGTATTCTGTTCTAGAGTTTTATTGTGAAACTAGAAAAACTATTTTTGGTGTAAAAAGATTAGCAACATAATTTGCGGTTGCAtgcgtatcacgaccccaaaccaagatgaaatattatcttggtggagctcttCTGATAACTTGGGAGTCGGGAGCGTATAAAATTGAGCAACGTCTCTTGGACTATTGCTAGGCAACAGTAGGATCGGCTAAGATAATAACACTCTTAGTACGACTCTATGCCTCCCTCTGCTAGCGGGGGTTAGAGGATGTCTAGTTATGTACATGCCGAACTCGGAGTTGGGTAtcactcgttacgaagtcaatcgctcattacgaagtcacacgcatggttgttacccgtggtgtgacaaAAGGAGTCAGAGGTGCGGGTGGTTCATAAGGGAGACCATGGTGCACACTGTAATTAAATAAATGTCATGTgtggaaatgtgatttttggcgtaAGTGGCTctaattaaagaaatttttgggTAAaggttacaaaaataatattttttgataatctCTTATTATTGTTGTCTATGTTTGTTGTATGTATCCATGTTTAGAATTCTTGGTTGTTGATCTATGGTTTTACTTTTTGAGATTGTGAGATCTCTTATAGTGTTCCCACCTATACACGCTTCTGTTTAATGGAACTGTAGACTTTAATGCAGAGGACTGCTAGGTTTGAACATAATGGACCAACCCCACTTGAGAAGTGATGACCCAGGGTTTATTTCCATTGTAGTTGatggacattttttttttcttattttttatcaacTAGATGACTATAATAACTTTACTGAGGACTTCTTATTGGactgtattttaattttctgataCTTACGTTTTGACTACCTTATAATTTTTCTGCTGCATTTAtaaactgtatatatatatatatatatatatatatgtctacaCACACTTACACTTAGGGATAATGTGTGTGATCCGAGTAGCCATCACCCTAATGTCGCCATCAATAGGATCAAGGCCACCACAGTCAATAGGATCTCAAAGGCAAAAAATACGCACACACATTTACGTACGTAAGTGGCATGAAAATACGCTATGTTTACGTCATTGTCCTATTTGTTGGCTCTGAGAAGGATGTTAAGGAACTGACTCTGGCCTGCAAAAACAGGTGGCGAATAGGGGTTGGGTTGGGTTAAGAGAGTCATTCTTATGTCTTCTTTGTTCTCTTGAAAATTTTTAGTACTTCTGGTTCAGATCCAACATGGTAATTAGAAAATTCTGCACACAATTCATGATTAGTACATGGCATTGATTTCAACAGTACGTAGTTTTCCTCTCTTCAAACTGATGATCAATGATACAAAGGCTCGAATTGTTTCTGCTCAAGTATTTCTTTTGGTATGAGTGCTAGCTGTTGGGGAATCAAATATATGATGAAGGTATATATGGAGATAatggcactacaagaaatttaatttttagggacgaaataaatttctccctaaaaatacttttcaaagataaaatttaaatttcatcttaaaacaTGGAGAATCTTTTATAAATTCGTTCGAACTAATACATATTAGTTCGAATCGAAAATTCTAGGATGAATTAGATCGTTTCCAAAAATctaaaccgttcgaactaataaaatttaattcgaacagataattaatctGCTCGAATGCAAAATAATTGGTACGAATGAGTATTAccttgttcgaacggtattatttaattgaaaagatatattgttaaaattgtaataatacatattttttatattaactttttatcattttcaaagtaaataaaaatgtctatatattatatattatgatttagaatgaattaaaatatttacgaattcataaattaattttatgtaattaatttaaaaatattttagttaaataaatattactttaaagatagtgtcattttttcaattatcgtaaACATTAAGTATagtgagaagaaaatataattaacaataaagaggctagcaaacactaaaaataaaaaccatacattaattatatcccaaaaagagttagacgttctatacaatataaaaaaagtaaaataataactaacaatatatatttattaagtaaatcaaaatcttcCTGTAAGGTATGTAAGCGTTCTTCCAGGTC
This genomic interval from Carya illinoinensis cultivar Pawnee chromosome 10, C.illinoinensisPawnee_v1, whole genome shotgun sequence contains the following:
- the LOC122278837 gene encoding protein CLMP1-like isoform X2 translates to MQLKPIDYETVIAECTMALQVQPRFFRALLRRARAFEAIGKYEMAMQDIQVLLGAEPNHGDALEISRRLRTALGPRPEAQQDLQSRPSPAALGASAVRGAPIAGLGPCLPARPVPKKANAAAGGLVLSPNNKPEKPHAVVPSENGPESKAQMPKLVLKPSSGTSKPTNPSKDNQKEQPSTTLVSLHGQAPEAAIQWRPLKLVYDHDIRLAQMPMKCSFKVLREIVSKRFSSSKSVLIKYKDNDGDLVTITCSGELRLAESYVDSLIPKDLETDKRDTIGVLRLHIVEVSPEQEPPILEEEEKDMESEGNKGDEIGSNSSLGESVLEPADVGIDKTEKEYQKEKLGAENPACKEVEMDDWLFEFAQLFRTHVGIDPDAHIDLHELGMELCSEALEETVTSEEARGLFDKAAAKFQEVAALAFFNWGNVHMCAARKRIPLDESAGKEVVAAQLQAAYDWVRERYSLAREKYEEALVIKPDFYEGLLALGQQQFEMAKLHWSFALAKKIDLSSWDSSETLKLYESAEEKMKAATEMWEKLEEQRANELKDPSAIKKEELLKRRKKQTGNNEGEPSSLGSQSEISADEAAEQAAVMRSQIHLFWGNMLFERSQVESKLGLVGWEKNLDAAVERFKLAGASETDISMVLKNHCSNGDAVEGDVERVPKSDTDVAGKAKNDLANEVSTK
- the LOC122278837 gene encoding protein CLMP1-like isoform X1, whose protein sequence is MGKSGGRKKKGGANQVIGDNSSPKANGGVDLDSSVFLKRAHELKEEGNKRFQNKDYAGALEQYDNALRLTPKTHPDRAVFHSNRAACLMQLKPIDYETVIAECTMALQVQPRFFRALLRRARAFEAIGKYEMAMQDIQVLLGAEPNHGDALEISRRLRTALGPRPEAQQDLQSRPSPAALGASAVRGAPIAGLGPCLPARPVPKKANAAAGGLVLSPNNKPEKPHAVVPSENGPESKAQMPKLVLKPSSGTSKPTNPSKDNQKEQPSTTLVSLHGQAPEAAIQWRPLKLVYDHDIRLAQMPMKCSFKVLREIVSKRFSSSKSVLIKYKDNDGDLVTITCSGELRLAESYVDSLIPKDLETDKRDTIGVLRLHIVEVSPEQEPPILEEEEKDMESEGNKGDEIGSNSSLGESVLEPADVGIDKTEKEYQKEKLGAENPACKEVEMDDWLFEFAQLFRTHVGIDPDAHIDLHELGMELCSEALEETVTSEEARGLFDKAAAKFQEVAALAFFNWGNVHMCAARKRIPLDESAGKEVVAAQLQAAYDWVRERYSLAREKYEEALVIKPDFYEGLLALGQQQFEMAKLHWSFALAKKIDLSSWDSSETLKLYESAEEKMKAATEMWEKLEEQRANELKDPSAIKKEELLKRRKKQTGNNEGEPSSLGSQSEISADEAAEQAAVMRSQIHLFWGNMLFERSQVESKLGLVGWEKNLDAAVERFKLAGASETDISMVLKNHCSNGDAVEGDVERVPKSDTDVAGKAKNDLANEVSTK
- the LOC122278840 gene encoding probable tyrosine-protein phosphatase DSP4 isoform X2, which gives rise to MVENCGGDVCAVTEAPPSPTVGNCFPVSPGSGAGYDSERGGDELLVPPLNFAMVDNGVFRSGFPDSANFGFLKSLGLRSIICLCPETYPEANNDFLKANGIKLFQFGIDSYTRNHPLLIHCKRGKHRTGCLVGCLRRLQRWCLSSVFDEYQRFAAAKARVSDQRFIELFDISSLKHMPISFSCSKR
- the LOC122278840 gene encoding probable tyrosine-protein phosphatase DSP4 isoform X1 gives rise to the protein MVENCGGDVCAVTEAPPSPTVGNCFPVSPGSGAGYDSERGGDELLVPPLNFAMVDNGVFRSGFPDSANFGFLKSLGLRSIICLCPETYPEANNDFLKANGIKLFQFGIDSCKEPFVNIPEETVRGALKVVLDTRNHPLLIHCKRGKHRTGCLVGCLRRLQRWCLSSVFDEYQRFAAAKARVSDQRFIELFDISSLKHMPISFSCSKR